The proteins below come from a single Halostagnicola larsenii XH-48 genomic window:
- a CDS encoding ATPase domain-containing protein, with protein sequence MSQLNNIFSIGLDDRDRLNKELGGGIPTGSIVLMEGDYGAGKSAISQRFAYGLCETGKSVSFLSTELEVQGFVKQMHSLNYNVEEHLLFENMLFLHGDLDSGSVLTASDDEQNRQDLLTDLMDEETIWTADVVIIDTFDAILRNDPKFEALVRQNEERQAALEIISFLRDIISQGKVVVLTVDPSTVGEEAIGPFRSIADVFIELEMIEVGNDIRRQLFIKRFAGMGEQVGDRIGYSVRSGTGIVIENRSVA encoded by the coding sequence ATGAGCCAACTCAATAATATCTTCTCTATCGGACTCGATGACCGTGACCGACTGAACAAGGAACTCGGCGGCGGTATTCCAACCGGGAGTATCGTCCTCATGGAAGGCGACTACGGCGCCGGAAAGAGCGCGATCTCCCAGCGTTTTGCCTACGGGCTGTGTGAAACCGGCAAGTCGGTTTCGTTCCTCTCGACCGAACTCGAGGTACAGGGCTTTGTCAAGCAGATGCACTCGCTGAACTACAACGTCGAGGAACACCTCCTGTTCGAGAACATGCTGTTTTTACACGGCGACTTAGACAGCGGCAGCGTGCTGACGGCAAGCGACGACGAACAGAACCGACAGGATCTGCTGACGGATCTGATGGACGAAGAGACGATCTGGACGGCGGACGTCGTGATCATCGATACGTTCGACGCGATCTTGCGAAACGATCCGAAATTCGAGGCGCTGGTCAGGCAAAACGAGGAACGTCAGGCCGCACTCGAGATCATCTCGTTCCTTCGAGACATCATCTCACAGGGGAAAGTCGTCGTGTTGACGGTCGACCCCTCGACCGTCGGCGAGGAGGCGATCGGCCCGTTCCGGTCTATCGCCGACGTGTTCATCGAGTTAGAGATGATCGAGGTCGGGAACGATATCCGCCGACAGTTGTTCATCAAGCGGTTTGCGGGGATGGGCGAACAGGTCGGTGACCGAATCGGTTACTCGGTCCGATCCGGTACGGGAATCGTGATCGAGAACCGGAGTGTCGCCTAG
- a CDS encoding FlaD/FlaE family flagellar protein, producing MVLNFGGLGGGDDESDAQSGGDDLMGGADEGLMGDDAMFAEDDDDDSEMEITYQLDEIEKEVESLENKVETVRGENEKISDSISTVERNVDKLVDLYEIVTEGVNPFAADQEIGNAFDTEGGGIFGGDDDDDLSEAIDDEIVDAEVDEFLDDDIADDETGDDFGDEFDDDASLEDDEFAGEDAADDDALGDDSIDDEGTVPLELDDDDTDDDDDGDDGLGADGPAQPAVDAIDLGENGQVGDPPYLAAQPSRNDAELVTIEWLDFLVETVGISGAAQTLAYYESIDWISAPVETYLQSMLNGFGDDSKPATELAADPEPRSVLETDEHKRSLQYIAWIATPEQAPDLLAESDRREAISVPGQ from the coding sequence ATGGTACTGAACTTCGGCGGTCTCGGCGGTGGCGACGACGAATCGGACGCACAAAGCGGCGGCGACGACCTGATGGGTGGTGCCGACGAGGGGTTGATGGGCGACGACGCGATGTTCGCCGAGGACGATGACGACGACTCGGAGATGGAGATCACCTATCAGCTCGACGAAATCGAGAAGGAGGTCGAATCCCTCGAGAACAAAGTCGAGACCGTCCGCGGCGAGAACGAAAAGATCAGCGACTCCATCTCGACGGTCGAGCGCAACGTCGACAAACTCGTCGACCTCTACGAAATCGTCACCGAGGGCGTCAACCCATTCGCCGCGGATCAGGAGATCGGGAACGCTTTCGACACCGAGGGCGGCGGCATTTTCGGCGGCGACGATGACGACGACCTCAGTGAGGCGATCGACGACGAAATCGTCGACGCCGAGGTCGACGAATTCTTAGACGACGACATCGCCGACGACGAGACGGGCGACGATTTCGGCGACGAGTTCGACGACGACGCCTCGCTCGAGGACGACGAGTTCGCCGGAGAGGACGCTGCAGATGACGACGCGCTTGGCGACGATTCGATCGACGACGAGGGGACGGTTCCGCTCGAACTCGATGACGACGATACCGATGACGATGACGACGGCGATGACGGTCTGGGAGCCGACGGACCGGCCCAGCCGGCCGTCGATGCGATCGACCTCGGCGAGAACGGGCAGGTCGGCGACCCGCCGTATCTCGCCGCCCAGCCCTCGAGAAACGACGCCGAGTTGGTGACCATCGAGTGGCTCGACTTTCTCGTCGAGACGGTCGGAATCTCCGGGGCGGCCCAGACGCTCGCCTACTACGAGTCGATCGACTGGATCTCGGCACCGGTCGAGACCTACCTCCAGTCGATGCTCAACGGCTTCGGCGACGACTCGAAGCCGGCGACCGAACTGGCGGCGGACCCCGAACCGCGATCGGTCCTCGAGACCGACGAGCACAAACGAAGCTTGCAGTACATCGCCTGGATCGCGACGCCGGAGCAGGCACCCGACCTGCTCGCCGAGTCGGATCGACGGGAGGCGATATCGGTTCCGGGTCAGTAG
- a CDS encoding FlaD/FlaE family flagellar protein, which produces MFGGGNDDGSGGDDGLIGDDSLSGSSSNGLSGGSSDGGLMPNADSSGGLGDGGGMGGGDDLLGGGDDGMMGGGDGMMGGDEMMGGGDDMMGGDMSFDDMDDDGGGGGDDASSEIEARVEEMENDVGSLSSTVNTVQSENEKISESLEDIEENIRKLLEVYEMVTQGVNPFVEGDSLSDSFDDGSGGAQGTGDFGGNSLFDGDDEDEAPVDEDISAADAEDFLDEDVIADDDFGDNFDDEFDDADDTDDGFGDESGTDDAVGGDENLSFDELKDEYESGSAEWDEDGGQADDSIAAPAGADGDEGADSTTAADVFETDDSTPDQSRSTDSASADSIENAWNDGGRPYLESLPSEYDTEFLVMEWLDYLVEEVGLEGAAETVRFYGSIHWVDDPVEEYLQTMLNGFGGGPDLEDPQPNSSLGIDHRRSLWWISQVASPKKKQLTFGEWVLEEGIPADRLETELDVEEIEKRIADAEVDDDAEAESPVVEAESTDSIEADDTGTELTFVSYIGVGNDDGSSAPASNGWIVDAEPERHPVDVSSTEQSASVDDAEPSIDLAERPATESSEGAESIDEAVVADDGVPADDTVAAAGTVTADDTVADDTVADGDTADAEIVTGDDVAAVAGTAATDEAESGDDVQTAAVGEAETLAASEPAPGETAPDHSSAADRTETDSRSTTQALEWQEGDSTVADSDGVDDGESTDDASIVADPVEPEPAETDAEPTPEEFDWDVTDSANADTSTGETEPAQQDAEWTQADTGPGSDEAAAFDASEDDAEDVSEPNADAVEDETDAPKDDADVPEDDADTPEDDEMDWLDDSDDGDDDPDELWDSSASDSAGENAIWDQAGNSGGQDDGFWAPSDGSGNAPEASDSEGEPRAGNTSDATPQGVDTDGGQTMWDESAESSTTADASWETHRDVMGEERDGVVDEETTEAADE; this is translated from the coding sequence ATGTTCGGAGGTGGGAACGACGACGGTTCCGGAGGCGACGATGGCCTGATTGGTGACGACAGCCTCTCGGGCAGCTCGAGCAACGGGCTCTCCGGCGGCTCGAGCGACGGCGGATTGATGCCCAATGCGGATTCGAGCGGTGGCCTGGGCGATGGCGGTGGCATGGGTGGTGGCGATGATCTACTCGGCGGCGGCGACGACGGCATGATGGGTGGTGGCGACGGCATGATGGGCGGCGATGAGATGATGGGTGGCGGCGACGATATGATGGGCGGCGACATGTCCTTCGACGACATGGACGACGACGGCGGCGGTGGCGGGGATGATGCCTCGAGCGAAATCGAGGCTCGAGTCGAGGAGATGGAAAACGACGTCGGGTCGCTCTCCTCGACGGTCAACACCGTTCAGAGCGAAAACGAGAAGATCAGCGAATCGCTCGAGGACATCGAGGAGAACATCCGGAAACTACTGGAAGTCTACGAGATGGTGACACAGGGGGTAAACCCCTTCGTCGAAGGTGATTCGCTGAGCGATTCGTTCGATGACGGAAGCGGGGGCGCACAGGGGACCGGCGATTTCGGTGGCAACAGCCTGTTCGACGGCGACGACGAAGATGAAGCGCCAGTCGACGAGGATATCTCGGCGGCCGACGCGGAGGACTTCCTCGACGAGGATGTGATCGCCGACGACGACTTCGGTGACAACTTCGACGACGAGTTCGACGACGCAGACGACACAGACGACGGGTTTGGAGACGAGAGCGGCACGGACGACGCCGTCGGCGGCGACGAGAACCTTTCCTTCGACGAACTCAAAGACGAATACGAGTCGGGGTCGGCGGAGTGGGACGAGGATGGCGGCCAGGCGGACGATTCGATCGCCGCCCCCGCGGGCGCGGACGGTGACGAAGGTGCTGATTCGACCACCGCGGCTGACGTTTTCGAAACGGACGACTCGACGCCCGACCAGTCTCGGTCCACTGACTCGGCGTCCGCTGACAGCATCGAAAACGCCTGGAACGACGGCGGCAGGCCGTACCTCGAGTCGCTCCCATCGGAGTACGACACGGAGTTCCTCGTCATGGAGTGGCTGGATTACCTCGTCGAGGAGGTCGGACTCGAGGGCGCAGCGGAGACGGTCCGGTTTTACGGCTCGATCCACTGGGTCGACGATCCCGTCGAAGAGTACTTGCAGACGATGCTCAACGGCTTCGGCGGCGGCCCCGACCTCGAGGATCCACAGCCGAACTCCTCGCTCGGTATCGACCACCGACGGAGCTTGTGGTGGATCAGTCAGGTCGCATCGCCGAAGAAAAAACAGCTCACGTTCGGCGAGTGGGTTCTCGAGGAAGGCATTCCGGCAGACCGGCTGGAGACCGAACTGGACGTCGAGGAGATCGAGAAACGAATAGCGGACGCGGAAGTCGACGACGATGCCGAGGCCGAATCCCCGGTCGTCGAAGCGGAATCGACGGACTCGATCGAGGCGGACGACACCGGAACGGAACTGACGTTCGTGAGTTACATTGGCGTCGGGAACGACGACGGCTCGAGCGCTCCGGCCTCGAACGGCTGGATCGTCGACGCCGAACCCGAGAGACACCCGGTCGACGTATCGTCGACCGAGCAGTCGGCTTCAGTCGACGACGCAGAACCGTCCATCGACCTTGCGGAACGTCCAGCAACCGAGTCATCCGAGGGAGCTGAGTCCATCGACGAGGCTGTCGTCGCTGACGACGGCGTTCCCGCCGACGACACTGTGGCCGCCGCCGGCACTGTAACCGCCGACGATACTGTGGCCGACGATACTGTGGCCGACGGTGACACCGCCGATGCTGAGATCGTGACTGGTGACGACGTTGCGGCCGTCGCTGGGACTGCCGCGACCGACGAGGCTGAGTCAGGGGACGATGTGCAGACAGCGGCCGTCGGCGAGGCTGAGACACTGGCCGCCAGCGAGCCCGCACCCGGTGAGACGGCTCCGGATCACTCGAGTGCGGCCGATCGGACCGAAACGGACTCCCGGTCGACGACGCAGGCCCTCGAGTGGCAGGAAGGCGACTCGACTGTTGCCGACTCCGATGGCGTCGACGACGGGGAATCGACGGACGATGCGTCGATTGTCGCCGATCCCGTCGAACCCGAACCAGCGGAGACCGACGCAGAACCGACTCCAGAAGAGTTCGACTGGGACGTAACTGATTCGGCGAACGCGGATACGTCGACGGGCGAGACCGAACCGGCCCAACAGGACGCCGAGTGGACGCAGGCCGATACCGGACCGGGCTCGGATGAGGCTGCTGCGTTCGATGCGTCAGAAGACGACGCAGAAGACGTCTCGGAACCAAATGCAGACGCGGTTGAGGATGAGACGGACGCCCCGAAAGACGATGCAGACGTGCCAGAAGATGATGCGGATACACCGGAAGACGACGAAATGGACTGGCTCGACGATTCGGACGACGGAGACGACGACCCCGACGAGCTGTGGGATAGTTCGGCGTCCGACTCGGCGGGAGAGAACGCGATCTGGGACCAGGCAGGCAACTCCGGCGGACAGGACGACGGCTTCTGGGCCCCCTCGGACGGGTCGGGCAACGCGCCTGAGGCGTCCGACTCGGAGGGCGAACCACGCGCTGGAAACACGTCCGATGCCACGCCACAGGGCGTTGACACCGACGGTGGCCAGACGATGTGGGACGAGTCGGCGGAGTCATCAACCACTGCCGACGCTTCCTGGGAGACACACCGAGACGTGATGGGCGAGGAACGCGACGGCGTCGTCGACGAGGAAACGACGGAGGCTGCAGACGAATGA
- a CDS encoding methyl-accepting chemotaxis protein has product MNYDISWGGRIRQQYSTKLAVIFGAIIATTVVAGLIFRLHIVSGPADLVVERSIASLAGLMMVTFINLGVAWIIVGGNVGLELRQLAAGAERIGDGEFDVNMETDRTDEIGTLYTSLEEMRDSLETTLEEVTEKERLAREAKEDARERSDELEIQQEKVREAQQQAERRNQELIDEAQRFSEVMGACADGDLTNRLEPQIENEATEAIADSFNDMLEEITTVLENVQTMSSTVDEMALDLEASSEQIRDASGDVSESMLEISEGATTQSQQLDVASSRVSELSAGSEEVAAATSDIASTSEDVTASANEGQEHAAEVEANIDRLVEMTDSVVETVEALTREAGQIGEITELIEDVADQTNLLALNANIEASSAGQSGARFSVVANEIKQLAEETMDGVDDIDERLSAMREQASVTAEEVHSVDDELSQTSRLVQELNEQLAAVNEGIEQVDSRIQEIDSTADDQAEAAQELSSVLTDVTNVSAETSNQSEKVAAASEETTATIEQVSSSADSLGDQAERLASILSEFDVGTGTRSNTERIAVEADGGWVDDPAGAPDRRETNDTDRTEEVTRTNDQ; this is encoded by the coding sequence ATGAACTATGATATATCATGGGGCGGCCGAATTCGGCAACAGTACAGTACGAAACTCGCGGTGATATTCGGTGCCATCATCGCCACGACGGTCGTTGCCGGGCTGATCTTTCGCCTGCACATCGTTTCGGGACCGGCAGATCTCGTCGTCGAACGCTCGATAGCATCCCTGGCGGGACTGATGATGGTGACGTTCATCAATCTCGGCGTCGCGTGGATCATCGTCGGCGGAAACGTCGGACTCGAGTTGCGACAGCTAGCCGCCGGCGCCGAACGGATCGGCGACGGTGAATTCGACGTGAATATGGAAACGGACCGAACAGACGAAATCGGGACCCTGTATACGTCTCTCGAGGAGATGCGCGACTCGCTCGAGACGACACTCGAGGAAGTGACTGAGAAAGAACGACTGGCACGGGAAGCCAAGGAGGACGCCAGAGAACGCTCGGACGAACTCGAGATCCAACAGGAGAAGGTCCGCGAGGCACAACAGCAGGCCGAACGTCGCAATCAGGAACTGATCGACGAAGCACAGCGCTTCTCCGAAGTGATGGGGGCGTGTGCCGACGGCGACCTGACCAACCGACTGGAACCGCAGATCGAGAACGAAGCGACCGAAGCGATCGCAGACTCCTTTAACGACATGCTCGAGGAGATCACGACCGTTCTCGAGAACGTCCAGACGATGAGTTCGACCGTCGACGAGATGGCGCTCGACCTCGAGGCCTCGAGCGAGCAGATCCGAGACGCAAGCGGCGATGTCTCTGAATCGATGCTGGAAATCTCTGAGGGGGCGACGACTCAGAGTCAGCAACTCGACGTCGCGAGTTCGAGAGTGAGCGAACTCTCCGCGGGGAGCGAAGAGGTCGCGGCCGCCACGAGCGATATCGCAAGCACCTCCGAAGACGTCACCGCGAGCGCGAACGAAGGCCAGGAACACGCCGCGGAGGTCGAAGCCAACATCGACCGGTTGGTCGAGATGACCGACTCGGTCGTCGAGACCGTCGAGGCGCTTACCCGCGAGGCCGGACAGATCGGGGAAATCACGGAACTCATCGAAGACGTCGCCGACCAGACGAACCTGCTCGCGTTGAACGCAAACATCGAGGCCTCGAGCGCCGGCCAGAGCGGCGCACGCTTTTCGGTCGTCGCCAACGAGATCAAGCAGTTGGCCGAGGAGACGATGGACGGCGTCGACGACATCGACGAGCGCCTGAGCGCGATGCGAGAACAGGCATCGGTGACCGCGGAGGAAGTCCACTCGGTCGACGACGAGTTGTCCCAGACCTCGCGGCTGGTTCAGGAGTTGAACGAACAGTTGGCCGCGGTCAACGAGGGAATCGAGCAGGTCGATAGCCGAATTCAGGAGATCGATTCGACGGCTGACGATCAGGCCGAGGCCGCACAGGAACTCTCGTCGGTACTCACGGACGTGACGAACGTCTCGGCCGAGACGAGCAACCAGTCAGAAAAGGTCGCCGCGGCGTCCGAAGAGACGACGGCGACAATCGAGCAGGTCTCGAGTTCCGCGGATTCGCTCGGAGATCAGGCAGAACGGTTGGCGTCGATACTGAGCGAGTTCGATGTCGGAACCGGAACTCGCTCGAACACCGAACGGATCGCCGTAGAGGCCGACGGTGGCTGGGTGGACGATCCGGCGGGAGCGCCTGATCGACGAGAGACGAACGATACCGATCGAACCGAGGAGGTGACACGGACCAATGATCAGTGA
- the flaJ gene encoding archaellar assembly protein FlaJ has product MGIADNTAAAANLSGSIIRSYEEMELPAKYYVSGVLLPAFVVFIATIVVAAVANVLLVVRLLLPVLGLLIFATAIGYPRLAVDSRRIEMERRFHLLVIHMTVLSTTNIDRMEVFRQLAIEDQYGELADEIQRIVDLVDVWHLSLGDACRRRAKEVPSESVTDLFERLAYTLEAGQELDKFLLEEQEVLIEKYSTVYRQSLNNLDVIKDLYLSMIISMTFALVFAIVLPLLSGTNPTMTVSLVIVLFIFVQIGFFFVIQAVVPSDPIWYLEEGYRTKTKQRMLASTVVGFSLSLLFVFVMMLIFFEMIPPLFPVHSIPLLLYMPIATLPMLVPGMVFWYEEKRTFKRDQEFPNFIRALGTTESAKQATTSEVLESLRSKNFGPLTEDIDNLYRRLNMRLSTEKSWRYFTGEANSFLIQKFSNMYLIGREMGGGPKRLGGLISTNMNAILNLREQRKQKVTTLIGVIYGISVAATFAQFIGLELAVMLSGFDIDTGGEIAAGSLIHTGQYDVPVLRYLMVLVLIFNAFISSLVLRVADGGHFGNSYLHFTALLWIGGATGALTQRLVNVLISVDL; this is encoded by the coding sequence ATGGGAATCGCAGACAACACGGCGGCGGCAGCTAATCTCAGCGGCTCTATCATCCGCTCGTACGAGGAGATGGAACTCCCGGCGAAGTACTACGTCTCGGGGGTGTTGCTCCCCGCCTTCGTGGTTTTCATCGCGACGATCGTCGTCGCCGCCGTGGCGAACGTCCTTCTGGTCGTCCGACTGTTGTTGCCGGTGCTCGGACTGTTGATCTTCGCGACGGCGATCGGGTATCCGCGTCTCGCGGTCGACAGTCGCCGCATCGAGATGGAAAGACGGTTTCACCTGCTGGTGATCCACATGACCGTCCTGTCGACGACGAACATCGACCGGATGGAGGTCTTTCGCCAGCTCGCCATCGAGGACCAGTACGGGGAGCTGGCAGACGAGATCCAGCGGATCGTCGATCTGGTCGACGTCTGGCACCTGAGCCTCGGCGACGCGTGTCGACGCCGCGCGAAGGAAGTCCCCAGCGAGTCGGTGACCGACCTCTTCGAGCGGTTGGCCTACACGTTAGAGGCCGGCCAGGAACTGGATAAGTTCCTGCTCGAGGAACAGGAGGTGCTGATCGAGAAGTACTCGACGGTGTACAGACAGTCGCTGAACAACCTCGACGTCATCAAGGATCTGTACCTGTCGATGATCATCTCGATGACGTTCGCGCTCGTGTTCGCGATCGTCCTCCCGCTGCTGTCGGGGACGAACCCGACCATGACGGTGAGCCTCGTCATCGTGCTGTTCATCTTCGTGCAGATCGGCTTCTTCTTCGTGATCCAGGCGGTCGTCCCGAGCGACCCGATCTGGTACCTAGAGGAGGGCTACCGTACGAAGACGAAACAGCGGATGCTCGCCTCGACGGTCGTCGGCTTCTCGTTGAGTCTGCTGTTCGTCTTCGTGATGATGTTGATCTTTTTCGAGATGATCCCGCCGCTGTTTCCGGTGCACTCGATCCCGCTTTTGTTGTACATGCCGATCGCGACGTTACCGATGTTGGTCCCCGGCATGGTGTTCTGGTACGAGGAGAAAAGGACCTTCAAGCGGGATCAGGAGTTCCCCAACTTCATCCGCGCGCTCGGGACGACCGAGAGCGCGAAACAGGCCACGACGAGCGAGGTGCTAGAGAGCCTCCGCTCGAAGAATTTCGGACCGCTCACCGAGGACATCGACAACCTCTATCGCCGGCTGAACATGCGCCTGAGCACCGAGAAATCCTGGCGGTACTTCACCGGCGAGGCGAACTCGTTTCTGATCCAGAAGTTCAGTAACATGTACCTGATCGGCCGAGAGATGGGCGGCGGTCCGAAGCGACTCGGGGGGCTCATCAGCACCAACATGAACGCGATCCTCAATCTCCGAGAACAGCGCAAACAGAAGGTAACGACGCTGATCGGGGTCATTTACGGGATCTCGGTCGCCGCGACGTTCGCGCAGTTCATCGGGCTGGAACTGGCGGTGATGCTGTCGGGGTTCGACATCGATACCGGCGGCGAGATCGCCGCGGGGTCGCTGATTCACACCGGCCAGTACGACGTGCCCGTCCTTCGATACCTGATGGTCCTCGTGTTGATCTTCAACGCGTTCATCTCGTCGCTCGTACTCCGCGTCGCCGACGGCGGCCACTTCGGCAACTCGTATCTGCACTTCACGGCGTTGCTCTGGATCGGCGGGGCCACCGGCGCGCTCACGCAGCGGTTGGTCAATGTGCTGATCTCGGTCGACCTGTGA
- a CDS encoding type II/IV secretion system ATPase subunit, with product MTELGTPKPSDELRELAARRPHLRNHLKKFRQITGEFPILIDEPSAEYETNHPNVLYPVGGPIFSHIYGDVGAKMQYFAVEPTLSEEEQKVFQTVKDSLLRRSTSKSAPENDAEYDDQIEELLQESTHIKGDELTNIIDRLKVKFHPGIQEVPQETYENIRYRLNRDIVGLGPLEPVMRDPANEDIHVIGPNECYVDHGTYGMVETTVDFGTREEFDSWLSNMGERIGNPMTDAEPIIDSTLPDGSRLNVIYSDDVSVKGPSLTIRQGDEVPLSVTQITNWGTLSPELAAYLWLCLENERTVFVVGETASGKTTTLNSIMSFIPRDSKIYTAEDTAEVLPPHDTWQQLLTRESRSEDSADVDMFNLVEAALRSRPEYIVVGEVRGEEGRMAFQAAQTGHPVMLTFHASDIVSMIQRFTGDPINVPETFMDNADVALFQNRVKQGDDVLRRVTSVQEIEGYSDQMDGVVTRQVFYWDPVEDEIVFQGMNNSYVLEEQIATLLGYADTRDIYDDLQFRSDILERMIQENILEYHEVNSTIDQFQRDGVEGLPFHITRPD from the coding sequence ATGACAGAGCTGGGAACACCAAAGCCGTCGGACGAGCTCCGTGAACTTGCCGCCCGCCGCCCGCACCTCCGAAATCATCTCAAGAAGTTTCGACAGATCACCGGCGAGTTTCCGATTCTGATCGACGAGCCCTCTGCCGAGTACGAGACCAACCACCCGAACGTCCTGTACCCCGTCGGCGGCCCGATATTCAGCCACATCTACGGCGACGTCGGGGCGAAGATGCAGTATTTTGCCGTCGAGCCGACGCTCTCCGAAGAAGAGCAGAAAGTCTTCCAGACGGTCAAAGACTCGCTGTTGCGCCGGAGTACGAGCAAGTCCGCCCCCGAGAACGACGCCGAGTACGACGATCAGATCGAGGAGTTGCTACAGGAATCGACCCACATCAAAGGGGACGAACTAACCAATATCATCGATCGGTTAAAAGTCAAGTTTCATCCCGGAATTCAGGAGGTCCCACAGGAGACCTACGAGAACATCCGATACCGGTTGAACCGCGACATCGTCGGCCTCGGCCCGCTCGAGCCGGTCATGCGCGACCCGGCCAACGAGGACATTCACGTGATCGGCCCCAACGAGTGTTACGTCGATCACGGCACCTACGGCATGGTCGAGACGACCGTCGATTTCGGCACCCGTGAGGAGTTCGATAGCTGGCTGAGCAACATGGGCGAACGGATCGGGAACCCGATGACTGACGCGGAGCCGATCATCGACTCGACGCTCCCGGACGGCTCGCGTCTGAACGTGATTTACAGCGACGACGTGAGCGTGAAGGGGCCGAGCCTCACCATTCGTCAGGGCGACGAGGTGCCGCTTTCGGTCACCCAGATTACGAACTGGGGGACGCTCTCGCCCGAACTCGCGGCGTACCTGTGGCTGTGTCTCGAGAACGAGCGGACGGTGTTCGTCGTCGGCGAGACGGCGTCGGGGAAGACGACGACGCTGAACTCCATCATGTCGTTCATTCCGCGTGACTCGAAGATCTACACCGCGGAGGACACGGCCGAGGTGTTGCCGCCCCACGACACCTGGCAGCAGCTGCTGACTCGAGAGAGTCGCAGCGAAGACAGCGCCGATGTCGACATGTTCAACCTCGTCGAGGCGGCGCTGCGTTCTCGTCCCGAATACATCGTCGTGGGTGAGGTCCGTGGTGAGGAGGGGCGGATGGCCTTCCAGGCGGCCCAGACCGGCCACCCCGTCATGCTGACCTTCCACGCGAGCGATATCGTCTCGATGATCCAGCGGTTTACCGGGGACCCGATCAACGTCCCCGAGACGTTCATGGACAACGCCGATGTGGCGCTGTTCCAGAACCGGGTGAAACAGGGCGACGACGTCCTGCGGCGGGTCACGAGCGTACAGGAGATCGAGGGCTACTCCGACCAGATGGACGGCGTCGTGACCCGACAGGTGTTCTACTGGGACCCCGTCGAGGACGAAATCGTCTTCCAGGGAATGAACAACTCCTACGTGCTCGAAGAACAGATCGCGACGCTGCTCGGATACGCCGATACGCGGGACATCTACGACGACCTGCAGTTCCGCTCGGATATCTTAGAGCGAATGATTCAGGAGAACATTTTGGAGTACCACGAGGTCAACTCGACGATCGACCAGTTCCAGCGCGATGGCGTCGAGGGACTCCCGTTCCACATCACACGGCCGGACTGA
- a CDS encoding DUF7500 family protein, which translates to MTNGNPDNPKENADVPPVLPEEQQTPADAGGVLSPDDLDISESPYVAEISDGRYVVSPNKSPPNVAQQESLATQSQSGRPSRSRGGRNEPADRAGTGGQIQSPEAARSVLADELDRLESRYAIDLISQFDGNTIRHRTASDDVVGTFDNLVLWYAQSVSQNTPTTRAISLLLARSEFGAPLTETRLRNEIGKHGLTESNTIGDLLERLE; encoded by the coding sequence ATGACAAACGGTAATCCCGACAATCCAAAAGAAAACGCGGACGTTCCGCCCGTACTCCCCGAAGAACAACAGACGCCAGCAGACGCCGGTGGCGTTCTCTCGCCCGACGACCTCGACATCTCCGAAAGTCCCTACGTCGCGGAGATTTCGGACGGTCGATACGTCGTCTCGCCGAACAAGAGCCCGCCGAACGTCGCCCAACAGGAGTCGCTGGCGACCCAGTCACAGTCCGGGAGACCGTCCCGTTCGCGCGGCGGTCGAAATGAGCCCGCAGATCGGGCGGGTACAGGCGGGCAGATACAGAGCCCCGAGGCCGCGCGAAGCGTCCTCGCAGACGAACTCGACCGACTCGAGTCCCGGTACGCGATCGATCTCATCTCCCAGTTCGACGGGAACACGATCCGCCACCGGACCGCCTCCGACGACGTCGTCGGAACGTTCGACAACCTCGTGCTCTGGTACGCCCAGAGCGTCTCACAGAACACGCCGACGACCCGCGCGATCTCGCTGTTGCTCGCCAGATCCGAGTTCGGCGCACCGCTGACCGAGACCCGACTCAGAAACGAGATCGGCAAACACGGCCTCACCGAGTCGAACACGATCGGCGACCTGCTCGAGCGACTCGAGTAG